From the genome of Spirosomataceae bacterium TFI 002, one region includes:
- a CDS encoding transcriptional regulator, DeoR family: MRFEARKREIIKQLKLKELVGVGEIATLLGVSDITIRRDFDQLANENLLVRTHGGASQKEEKAFAFSSKEIKNIEAKRIIGEKAAALVQDGDTIFMDCGSTTIQMCPFLHDKKIKIITNSLPVVADMQGSKATINLIGGEIDPERQAIHGKMAEWHIAQYHANKAFIGVDAIDQKNNLWAHSEKEAGNSLAMIASADLVYVLADVSKLEKKSNLRFGELKSGIKLITIE, encoded by the coding sequence ATGAGATTCGAAGCAAGAAAACGAGAAATAATAAAGCAGCTTAAGCTTAAAGAATTGGTGGGAGTCGGCGAAATTGCAACACTTCTTGGCGTGTCTGATATCACAATTCGTAGAGATTTTGATCAATTGGCGAATGAGAACCTACTTGTAAGGACTCATGGCGGTGCAAGTCAAAAAGAAGAGAAAGCTTTTGCATTCAGCTCCAAAGAAATCAAAAACATAGAAGCCAAAAGGATTATAGGGGAAAAAGCCGCAGCACTAGTCCAAGATGGAGATACCATTTTTATGGATTGTGGAAGCACTACGATTCAAATGTGTCCTTTTTTACATGATAAAAAGATCAAAATAATCACCAACTCATTGCCGGTAGTTGCGGATATGCAAGGTTCCAAAGCCACAATAAACCTTATCGGAGGAGAAATAGATCCCGAAAGACAAGCCATTCACGGTAAAATGGCAGAATGGCACATCGCTCAATATCATGCCAACAAAGCTTTCATAGGTGTAGACGCAATAGACCAAAAAAACAACCTTTGGGCTCACAGCGAAAAAGAGGCAGGAAATAGCCTAGCCATGATAGCAAGTGCTGATCTGGTGTATGTTTTGGCTGATGTTTCAAAGCTAGAGAAGAAGTCTAATTTAAGATTTGGAGAACTTAAAAGTGGAATCAAACTAATCACAATAGAATAA
- a CDS encoding nudix-type nucleoside diphosphatase, YffH/AdpP family — MNNMDRVKIVEKELLSDNWYKLHKVTFDLKTKEGDWQRQSRECYDRGNGAVILLFNKANQTVVLTKQFRMPTYVNGNVDGMLIEACAGLLDNQSPEECIKRETEEETGYRIQNVEKIFEAYMSPGSVTEILYFFIAEYEPKMKVSEGGGHEDENENIEVLEIPFAKAVNMIASGEIKDGKTIMLLQYLQISKYID; from the coding sequence ATGAACAATATGGATCGGGTTAAGATTGTAGAAAAAGAGTTGCTATCGGACAATTGGTATAAGCTCCATAAAGTAACTTTTGACCTCAAAACAAAAGAAGGCGATTGGCAAAGACAATCCCGAGAATGCTACGACAGGGGTAATGGGGCCGTGATTTTGCTTTTTAACAAAGCGAATCAAACCGTAGTGCTTACCAAGCAATTTCGTATGCCGACCTACGTAAACGGCAACGTAGACGGAATGCTGATAGAGGCTTGTGCTGGATTACTTGACAATCAAAGCCCTGAAGAATGTATCAAACGAGAAACGGAAGAAGAAACAGGCTATAGAATCCAGAATGTAGAGAAAATATTTGAAGCATACATGTCGCCTGGCTCTGTCACAGAAATCCTATACTTTTTCATTGCCGAGTACGAACCCAAAATGAAAGTAAGCGAAGGTGGAGGTCATGAGGACGAAAATGAGAATATCGAAGTACTTGAGATTCCTTTCGCAAAAGCAGTAAATATGATTGCATCTGGCGAAATAAAGGATGGGAAAACGATTATGCTTTTGCAATATTTACAGATTAGTAAATACATTGATTAA
- a CDS encoding Signal transduction histidine kinase, with product MKKSLSIRFWIVLLVNILLIPTILLVSLFFYQEFKKTLDERVLLQLTSIKRLKRFQIEDFLLREWEQFKKEDNGSDLLSLVEIQSQFGSQVKEAGVYDVSSINGLNILFVQKKGKDLFKVAVNNGSEIKKILLERSGMGQSGESYLVGSDYRLRSQSRFFPDKPPMEIICKSFGTKTAFTNKLGHGIIYDYRGIEVYSAYHPINFSKIKWAILSEIDTEEALKPLNDLRQKLGFIILIALLIAFAFSVVLARVLTRPLLKMKNYLDQMISGNYDLEVREKPAGLEMQLMYSSLAEMLVKLRSTVNFSKEIGDLNLDADYQLTSEGDTLGRSLLNMREQLRKLNETESSRQRDLRNAIISGQEKERLRLSKELHDGLGPMLTHLKLLIQNQELPKDKKKELKQIIDETVNEVRRMTYNLMPQSLLDFGVEKAVKNLVQTLSPVSKVAIEYSFHSERQSPTFGDDINICLFRIAQECLNNGIKHSQADSILLVITDEGNFVNLYYSDDGVGFDPSIEHNGSGLRNMQARVDVLKGTFAISTGEEGTNIEVNIPYQTK from the coding sequence ATGAAAAAAAGCTTAAGTATCAGGTTTTGGATTGTGTTGTTGGTCAATATTTTATTGATACCAACCATACTTTTAGTGTCGCTTTTCTTTTATCAAGAATTCAAAAAAACACTGGACGAAAGAGTGCTTTTACAGCTCACTTCAATAAAGAGACTGAAGCGTTTTCAGATAGAAGATTTTCTGCTTAGAGAGTGGGAGCAATTCAAAAAAGAAGATAACGGAAGTGATTTACTAAGTTTGGTTGAAATTCAAAGTCAGTTCGGTTCCCAAGTAAAGGAAGCTGGCGTTTATGATGTTTCAAGTATAAATGGATTAAATATTCTTTTTGTACAAAAAAAAGGGAAAGACCTTTTCAAAGTAGCAGTGAATAATGGCTCTGAGATAAAAAAAATACTACTAGAACGTAGTGGGATGGGACAGAGTGGAGAATCGTATTTAGTAGGAAGTGATTATAGGTTGAGGTCTCAGTCTCGATTCTTCCCAGATAAACCCCCAATGGAGATTATTTGCAAAAGCTTTGGTACAAAAACAGCATTTACCAACAAGTTAGGGCATGGAATTATATATGATTATCGCGGAATAGAAGTTTACAGTGCTTACCACCCCATCAATTTTAGCAAAATAAAGTGGGCGATTTTGTCCGAAATAGACACCGAAGAAGCCTTAAAGCCTTTAAATGATTTAAGACAAAAACTAGGTTTTATCATACTTATAGCCTTGTTAATAGCTTTTGCATTTTCTGTAGTATTGGCACGAGTGCTGACTAGGCCTTTATTGAAAATGAAGAATTACTTAGATCAAATGATATCGGGTAATTATGATCTTGAGGTAAGGGAAAAACCTGCTGGTTTAGAGATGCAATTGATGTATAGCTCACTTGCTGAGATGCTCGTAAAACTAAGGTCTACAGTAAACTTTTCGAAAGAAATCGGAGATTTAAATTTAGATGCGGACTATCAACTTACTAGCGAAGGAGACACCTTAGGAAGGTCACTTTTAAACATGCGAGAGCAATTGAGAAAGCTTAATGAAACCGAATCATCACGCCAAAGAGACCTTCGTAATGCTATCATATCGGGTCAAGAAAAAGAAAGGTTGAGGTTGTCCAAAGAGCTTCATGATGGGCTGGGACCGATGCTTACTCATTTGAAACTTTTGATTCAAAATCAAGAACTTCCAAAGGACAAGAAGAAAGAGCTGAAACAAATCATAGATGAAACAGTGAATGAGGTAAGGCGAATGACTTATAACCTAATGCCACAATCATTGCTTGATTTTGGAGTAGAAAAGGCGGTTAAAAACCTTGTTCAAACCTTGTCGCCTGTGAGTAAAGTTGCTATTGAATATAGTTTCCACAGCGAAAGGCAATCACCTACTTTTGGTGACGATATCAATATCTGCCTTTTCCGAATTGCACAAGAATGTCTCAATAATGGGATAAAACATTCGCAAGCAGATTCTATTTTGTTAGTCATCACTGACGAAGGAAATTTTGTAAATTTGTATTATTCAGACGATGGGGTAGGATTTGATCCAAGCATAGAACATAATGGTTCAGGTTTGAGAAACATGCAAGCACGAGTGGATGTTCTCAAGGGTACCTTTGCAATTAGTACTGGAGAAGAAGGAACAAATATTGAAGTTAACATACCTTATCAAACCAAATGA
- a CDS encoding DNA-binding response regulator, NarL/FixJ family, contains REC and HTH domains, protein MIKIAIVDDHQLFREGLASMFAKNDSIQVLASFGDGSELLSYLEKDTNIDVLLLDISMPVLGGLEVLKIVKKKYPLIKCIILSMHNDGNYVVQSVRNGALGYLLKNADQEELLQAIETVSLGKKYFNKETTELLINNMSKGGETVKKLSTRESEILTLIASGLTTKEIAEKLFVSTRTVETHRVNMMKKLNVKNSAELIRKASELDLL, encoded by the coding sequence ATGATTAAGATTGCCATAGTAGACGATCACCAGCTATTTAGAGAAGGCCTTGCCTCAATGTTCGCTAAAAATGATTCCATTCAGGTGCTTGCTAGCTTTGGTGATGGCAGTGAACTTTTATCCTATCTAGAAAAAGATACAAATATTGATGTGTTGTTGCTTGATATTTCTATGCCTGTGTTGGGTGGTTTAGAAGTATTGAAAATAGTCAAAAAGAAATACCCTCTTATAAAATGCATTATTCTTTCTATGCATAATGACGGCAATTATGTGGTGCAAAGTGTTCGCAATGGAGCACTTGGGTATTTGTTAAAAAATGCGGACCAGGAAGAACTATTACAAGCAATAGAAACGGTTAGCTTGGGCAAAAAATACTTCAATAAAGAAACCACTGAGCTTTTGATAAATAACATGTCCAAAGGCGGGGAGACTGTTAAAAAGCTCTCTACGAGAGAAAGTGAAATTTTGACACTGATTGCATCAGGGCTTACAACCAAAGAAATTGCTGAAAAACTATTTGTAAGCACGCGTACGGTAGAAACTCACAGGGTCAATATGATGAAAAAACTCAATGTAAAAAACTCCGCAGAGCTCATTAGAAAAGCATCGGAACTCGACCTGCTATAA
- a CDS encoding glucose/galactose transporter: MSNAVAVSSLSKTETRISIAIVAVMFFIFGFVSWINAILIPYFKIGCELTNFQAYLVAFAFYISYFLVSVPASFLLQKVGFKKGIMYGFWIMSAGAFIFIPAAYGRTYYIFLIGLFTLGAGLAILQTAANPYITILGPKERAAQRISIMGICNKAAGILAPLIFAAVVLRATDSDLFQNLASMNEVDRGIALDELIQRVVTPYTIVGIVLFLLGLGIRYSPLPEVDTDSDSEEVDESKTSKTSIFQFPHLILGAVAIFMHVGTQVIAIDTIIGYAGSMGIQLLEAKVFPSFTLATTICGYVLGIILMPKIISQVNALRFCTILGLVLTLLVIYAKGEVTFMGLKADISIWFLVLMGLANSLIWAGIWPLALDGLGKFTKLGASILIMMLCGNAIMPLVYGHFADVYDVRSAYWVLFPGYVYLAFYAIKGHQFRTWKISK, from the coding sequence ATGTCTAATGCTGTTGCAGTAAGCTCTTTGAGTAAAACCGAAACCCGAATATCTATTGCCATTGTGGCGGTGATGTTTTTCATTTTTGGTTTTGTTTCATGGATCAATGCTATTTTAATTCCCTATTTCAAAATAGGATGTGAGCTCACCAATTTTCAAGCGTATTTAGTCGCTTTTGCCTTTTACATTTCCTATTTTTTGGTTTCGGTACCAGCATCTTTCTTGCTTCAAAAAGTTGGTTTCAAGAAAGGCATCATGTATGGATTCTGGATCATGTCAGCGGGGGCATTTATCTTTATTCCAGCCGCATACGGACGTACTTATTACATCTTTTTGATCGGCTTGTTTACGCTAGGTGCTGGCTTGGCAATATTACAAACGGCCGCGAACCCCTACATCACTATTTTGGGACCAAAAGAGAGAGCTGCCCAGCGTATCAGTATCATGGGTATTTGTAATAAAGCAGCAGGTATACTCGCACCGCTGATTTTTGCAGCCGTTGTTCTTCGTGCAACTGATAGCGATCTTTTTCAAAACCTCGCAAGTATGAATGAGGTGGATAGAGGAATTGCACTTGACGAACTTATACAAAGGGTGGTTACACCATATACAATCGTAGGAATTGTACTCTTTTTACTTGGTTTGGGTATTCGATATTCACCATTACCTGAAGTTGATACGGATAGTGATAGTGAAGAAGTTGATGAATCCAAAACATCGAAGACTAGTATATTTCAATTTCCACATTTGATACTCGGTGCGGTGGCGATTTTCATGCATGTGGGAACCCAGGTAATCGCAATTGATACCATTATTGGTTATGCTGGTTCCATGGGTATTCAGCTTTTAGAAGCGAAGGTATTTCCCTCTTTTACGTTAGCAACTACCATATGTGGTTATGTGCTTGGCATTATTTTGATGCCGAAAATAATTTCACAGGTTAACGCATTGAGGTTTTGTACGATTCTAGGATTGGTGCTTACTCTATTGGTTATATATGCGAAAGGAGAAGTGACCTTTATGGGATTAAAAGCAGATATTTCAATCTGGTTTTTGGTCCTAATGGGTTTAGCAAACTCTTTGATTTGGGCTGGAATATGGCCTTTGGCTCTTGATGGTCTTGGTAAATTCACGAAGCTTGGAGCATCAATATTGATAATGATGTTATGCGGAAATGCTATTATGCCATTAGTTTATGGTCACTTTGCAGATGTATACGATGTTCGTTCCGCTTATTGGGTGTTATTCCCAGGATACGTTTATTTAGCTTTTTATGCCATTAAGGGACATCAATTTAGAACTTGGAAAATATCAAAATGA
- a CDS encoding Predicted dehydrogenase, producing the protein MNKLTRRDFFAPVLAAGLGLSFVKSAKATTHSLAGKRVGIIGLDTSHSVAFTKSLLRGDAAFKGYKVVAAYPQGSLDIVSSTERIPGYIEDVKKMGVQIVDSIAELLEKVDVVLLETNDGRRHLEQAVEVFKSGKRTFIDKPIAASLKDAKAIFKAAEKYKTPTFSSSSLRFSTGMMEVKNGSLGRVNGADTYSPMKFEKTHPDLFWYGIHGLEMLFTVMGTGCESVQRTIGDDQEVFTAKWKDGRIGTFRGIKNGKQDYGGTAFGEKGISPLGPYSGYDPLLVEIINFFETGISPVDKNETLEICAFIEAADVSKKKGGAVVSLKEVGL; encoded by the coding sequence ATGAATAAATTAACAAGACGTGATTTTTTTGCACCCGTATTGGCTGCAGGTTTAGGCTTATCTTTTGTGAAAAGTGCTAAAGCAACAACTCATTCGTTAGCTGGAAAGCGAGTAGGTATCATTGGTTTAGATACTTCACATTCTGTAGCTTTTACCAAGTCTTTGCTCCGCGGCGATGCCGCCTTCAAAGGCTATAAAGTAGTTGCCGCATATCCCCAGGGTAGCTTGGACATTGTCTCAAGTACAGAAAGAATCCCAGGCTATATTGAGGATGTTAAGAAAATGGGAGTTCAGATTGTGGATTCTATTGCCGAATTGCTTGAAAAAGTAGATGTCGTTCTATTAGAAACCAATGATGGAAGAAGACATTTGGAGCAGGCTGTTGAAGTTTTTAAAAGTGGGAAAAGAACTTTCATTGACAAGCCAATTGCTGCGTCATTAAAGGACGCCAAAGCAATTTTTAAAGCTGCTGAAAAATATAAGACTCCTACATTTTCTTCTTCTTCTTTAAGATTTTCTACTGGTATGATGGAAGTGAAGAATGGCTCATTGGGAAGGGTAAATGGAGCTGACACTTATAGCCCAATGAAATTCGAAAAAACACACCCCGATTTGTTTTGGTATGGCATACATGGCTTAGAAATGCTTTTCACCGTGATGGGAACAGGCTGCGAAAGTGTTCAACGTACCATTGGCGATGATCAAGAGGTTTTCACTGCCAAATGGAAGGATGGACGCATTGGGACTTTTAGAGGAATAAAGAACGGTAAACAAGATTACGGCGGAACCGCTTTTGGAGAAAAAGGGATCAGTCCACTTGGGCCTTACAGTGGATATGATCCGCTTTTGGTTGAAATTATAAACTTCTTTGAAACAGGAATTTCTCCAGTAGATAAAAATGAAACACTGGAAATTTGTGCATTCATAGAAGCCGCAGATGTAAGTAAGAAAAAAGGTGGAGCTGTTGTAAGCTTAAAGGAAGTTGGTTTGTAA
- a CDS encoding N-acetylglucosamine-6-phosphate deacetylase codes for MSSKIKIFNGKVIAPNAILENATVLISEGKIIGIEQGNPDFPDAEEIDAKGEYISPGFIDIHLHGGGGSDFMDGTPEAFLTIAETHARFGTTAMFPTTLTAEPEDLEATLNSFETAKAQNTKGSALLGIHLEGPYFALSQRGAQDPRFIRNPDEKEYKELIANYKSIKRWSAAPELPGAMEFGKYLTENNILAAIAHTDAIYEEAEEAFHNGYTLATHFYSAMLGVTRRNTYRYAGVVEAGYLIDDMDVEIIADGAHLPAPLLKLIYKIKGPKRTALITDSMRAAAMPEGNSLLGGYKNGVEVLVEEGVAKMPDRSSFAGSVATFDRLVRTMLDMAEVPMLETIEMASLTPARIMKVNDTKGSLEIGKDADILIFDDKINIKMTMVEGRVVYKKQKDGYY; via the coding sequence ATGTCTTCGAAAATAAAAATATTTAACGGGAAAGTAATCGCACCAAACGCCATTCTTGAAAATGCGACAGTACTTATTTCAGAAGGAAAAATCATTGGAATAGAGCAAGGGAATCCAGACTTTCCTGATGCTGAGGAAATAGATGCAAAAGGGGAATATATCTCACCCGGTTTTATAGATATCCACCTCCACGGCGGAGGTGGAAGTGACTTTATGGATGGCACTCCAGAGGCTTTTTTAACAATTGCCGAAACTCACGCTAGGTTTGGGACAACAGCTATGTTTCCAACTACATTGACTGCAGAACCAGAGGACTTAGAAGCCACTTTAAACTCATTTGAGACTGCAAAAGCACAAAACACTAAAGGATCTGCTCTTTTGGGGATCCATTTAGAAGGCCCTTATTTCGCTTTAAGCCAAAGAGGTGCTCAAGATCCTCGATTCATCCGTAATCCTGATGAAAAAGAATACAAGGAGCTAATTGCAAATTACAAAAGTATAAAAAGATGGAGTGCTGCACCTGAGTTACCAGGTGCAATGGAGTTTGGTAAATACCTGACGGAAAACAATATTCTTGCAGCAATTGCCCATACCGATGCCATTTATGAAGAAGCTGAAGAGGCCTTTCACAATGGATATACCTTGGCAACCCATTTTTATTCCGCCATGCTTGGAGTAACGCGTCGCAATACTTACCGCTATGCAGGCGTAGTAGAAGCCGGATACCTCATCGATGACATGGATGTAGAAATCATAGCTGATGGAGCACACTTACCAGCCCCTTTACTTAAGCTTATTTACAAGATCAAAGGGCCAAAAAGAACTGCCCTTATTACTGATTCTATGAGAGCTGCAGCTATGCCAGAAGGGAATTCATTGCTAGGTGGTTACAAAAACGGCGTGGAAGTCCTTGTAGAAGAGGGCGTTGCTAAAATGCCAGACAGAAGCTCATTTGCAGGAAGCGTAGCAACTTTTGACCGCTTGGTAAGAACAATGCTCGACATGGCAGAAGTACCCATGTTAGAAACCATAGAAATGGCTAGTCTTACTCCAGCAAGAATCATGAAAGTGAACGACACAAAAGGATCTTTAGAAATAGGTAAAGACGCCGATATCTTGATCTTTGATGATAAGATCAATATCAAGATGACAATGGTGGAAGGGCGAGTTGTTTATAAAAAACAGAAAGATGGATATTATTGA
- a CDS encoding glucosamine-6-phosphate deaminase encodes MTLSIFSTSEEMGKAAGKRAAEILRKAIQEKGYANIILATGASQFNVVKQILSEKDIAWDKVTMFHLDEYIGLPISHPASFRKYLLDRFINVIEPSFKKVVLINGEENGEEECQRLGELIKEYPIDLAFVGFGENGHLAFNDPPADFDTEKPYIVVDLDDTCRQQQYGEGWFSSLEAVPKQAISMSIKQIMKTKYLICSVPDTRKAEAAKNCMNGVVSNLHPASILQKHPNCEYFLDQNAASLLPQNVLEKAKKS; translated from the coding sequence ATGACACTCTCTATATTCAGTACATCAGAAGAAATGGGAAAAGCTGCCGGCAAAAGAGCAGCTGAAATCCTTAGAAAGGCAATTCAAGAAAAAGGATATGCAAATATTATCTTGGCTACTGGTGCAAGCCAATTTAACGTGGTAAAGCAAATTCTTAGCGAAAAAGATATAGCCTGGGACAAGGTGACAATGTTTCACCTTGATGAATACATCGGCCTACCTATTTCTCACCCCGCGAGCTTTCGAAAGTACTTATTAGACAGGTTTATCAACGTGATTGAGCCAAGTTTTAAAAAAGTAGTCTTGATAAATGGAGAAGAAAATGGAGAGGAAGAATGCCAAAGGCTAGGGGAATTAATAAAGGAATATCCAATTGATTTGGCATTTGTAGGTTTTGGTGAAAATGGGCATTTAGCCTTCAATGATCCACCTGCCGACTTTGACACTGAAAAGCCTTACATTGTAGTGGACCTTGACGACACTTGTAGGCAGCAACAGTATGGCGAAGGTTGGTTCTCAAGTTTAGAAGCTGTTCCTAAGCAGGCGATAAGCATGTCAATAAAGCAAATAATGAAAACTAAGTATCTAATCTGTTCTGTACCTGACACAAGAAAAGCTGAAGCAGCTAAAAATTGTATGAACGGAGTAGTTAGTAATCTACATCCAGCAAGTATTTTGCAAAAACACCCAAATTGCGAATACTTTTTAGACCAAAACGCAGCTAGTCTTTTACCTCAAAACGTTTTGGAAAAAGCAAAAAAATCATAA
- a CDS encoding Predicted acyltransferase yields the protein MEKSASFVQGRLRSLDTLRGFDMFWIIGGEGLVHAMSKIYPNAFWASFSAQLEHPYWDGFTFYDLIFPLFIFLAGVSTPFSIAKALDVGKSKKEVLLKVIKRGLILFLLGIVYNNGLEIMPIADIRFMSVLGRIGIAYVFANIIYLYAKESLLIYWFGGLLIAYWLILKFNSAPGFPMGDLSMEGNFASYFDRIVLPGKLSRGIHDTVGLFNNIPAIGNALAGIITGIYLQKEKISPSKKALFLALGGLIALFIAQLWNLDFPINKNLWSSSFVMQTVGLSLLLFALFYYIIDVRNVKKWTLFFQVIGMNSILIYISGKFIKWNYTTEALFTWFAQLLGDPYSILGMALGLIIIKWLFLKLLFNHKIFLRV from the coding sequence ATGGAAAAAAGTGCTTCTTTTGTACAAGGCCGATTACGCTCACTAGATACCCTTCGAGGGTTTGATATGTTTTGGATTATAGGTGGAGAAGGATTAGTCCATGCCATGTCCAAGATTTATCCGAATGCTTTTTGGGCATCTTTCTCTGCTCAACTGGAGCATCCTTACTGGGATGGTTTTACGTTCTATGATCTCATTTTCCCGCTTTTTATATTTTTGGCAGGTGTTTCCACTCCATTTTCTATTGCTAAAGCACTGGACGTAGGTAAAAGTAAAAAGGAAGTTCTACTCAAAGTTATCAAGCGAGGACTCATTCTCTTTCTTTTGGGTATTGTTTACAACAATGGATTAGAAATAATGCCAATAGCTGATATTCGTTTCATGAGTGTTTTAGGCAGAATTGGTATTGCATACGTTTTTGCAAACATCATTTATCTGTACGCCAAAGAGTCACTATTAATTTATTGGTTCGGAGGTTTACTTATTGCTTATTGGCTCATTCTGAAATTTAATTCCGCACCAGGTTTTCCTATGGGTGACTTAAGCATGGAAGGCAACTTCGCTTCATATTTTGACCGAATAGTATTGCCAGGCAAACTATCCAGAGGTATTCACGATACAGTAGGGCTTTTTAATAATATTCCTGCCATTGGCAATGCCTTAGCTGGAATTATTACAGGAATCTATTTACAAAAAGAAAAAATCTCCCCAAGTAAAAAAGCTCTCTTTTTGGCTTTGGGCGGATTAATCGCTCTATTTATTGCACAATTATGGAACCTAGACTTCCCAATTAACAAAAACTTGTGGTCTAGTTCTTTCGTAATGCAAACTGTGGGTTTAAGTCTACTACTTTTTGCACTTTTTTATTACATCATAGATGTTCGTAATGTAAAAAAATGGACCCTCTTTTTTCAAGTAATAGGAATGAACTCTATTCTCATTTATATATCTGGAAAGTTTATCAAATGGAATTATACCACAGAGGCTCTATTCACTTGGTTTGCTCAATTACTAGGCGACCCCTATTCAATTTTAGGAATGGCTCTAGGTTTGATCATCATTAAATGGCTATTTTTAAAACTACTCTTTAATCACAAAATTTTTCTACGAGTTTAA
- a CDS encoding Predicted dehydrogenase, with translation MQNSRRDFIKKTSASAFALSLGGILPGFSASSYAKIKGANEKILVAGMGVNSRGLAVAKNFASQANCEVLHICDVDSRASKICIDEVSKIQKIKPKDTPDFRKALEDKDLDVLIVTAPDHWHAPAGLLACSAGKHVYLEKPCSHNPKEGEMLVASAKKHNKVMQMGNQRRSWPNVAQAIKELHNGIIGRPYYAKTWYTNNRASIGTGKKVATPSWLNFDLWQGPAPRMDYQDNLIHYNWHWFWHWGTGEALNNGTHMVDLARWGLGVDYPVKVNSSGGRYRYQDDWETPDTQMISIEFANKSMISWEGRSCNGKPDEENSVGVLFYAENGSMLIESGNSYKIFDLKNNLVKEVKNNFTIDPRNLQNPSQQLDALHIQNFFDGIRKGTPVVSDIDGGYKSTLLMQLGNIAQRTGRTLNVDSSNGHIINDQDAMKYWSRSYEPGWEPKV, from the coding sequence ATGCAGAATTCGCGTAGAGATTTTATTAAAAAAACCTCCGCAAGTGCCTTTGCACTTAGTTTAGGAGGAATATTACCTGGCTTTTCAGCTAGTAGTTATGCCAAAATAAAAGGAGCAAACGAGAAAATTCTAGTCGCTGGCATGGGTGTGAATAGTCGAGGATTGGCAGTTGCCAAAAACTTTGCTTCTCAGGCAAATTGTGAAGTATTGCACATTTGCGATGTTGATTCTAGAGCTTCCAAAATTTGTATTGACGAAGTTTCAAAGATTCAAAAAATAAAGCCTAAAGACACTCCTGATTTCAGAAAAGCACTTGAAGATAAGGATTTGGATGTTCTCATTGTTACAGCTCCAGATCACTGGCACGCACCAGCTGGCCTACTTGCCTGTAGTGCAGGAAAACATGTGTACTTAGAAAAACCATGCAGTCACAATCCAAAAGAAGGAGAAATGCTCGTGGCTTCGGCAAAAAAACACAATAAGGTGATGCAAATGGGTAACCAAAGACGCTCATGGCCAAATGTAGCACAAGCAATTAAAGAACTACATAACGGTATCATTGGCCGACCATATTACGCAAAAACATGGTATACAAACAATAGAGCATCAATTGGAACTGGTAAAAAAGTTGCTACGCCATCTTGGCTAAATTTTGATTTATGGCAAGGTCCTGCTCCAAGAATGGATTATCAAGACAATTTAATTCATTACAACTGGCACTGGTTTTGGCATTGGGGTACAGGTGAGGCTCTTAATAACGGAACACACATGGTTGATCTCGCTCGATGGGGATTAGGTGTTGACTATCCAGTAAAAGTAAATTCATCTGGTGGTAGATATCGCTATCAAGATGATTGGGAAACACCAGATACACAGATGATCTCAATTGAGTTTGCAAACAAAAGTATGATCTCATGGGAAGGACGGTCTTGTAACGGAAAACCAGATGAGGAAAACAGTGTAGGCGTCTTGTTTTATGCTGAAAATGGTTCAATGTTGATAGAAAGTGGAAATTCTTACAAGATATTTGACCTCAAAAACAACTTGGTCAAAGAAGTAAAAAACAACTTCACAATCGACCCAAGAAACCTCCAAAATCCTTCACAACAGCTAGATGCTCTTCATATTCAGAACTTCTTTGACGGTATCAGAAAAGGAACGCCAGTTGTCTCAGATATTGACGGTGGGTACAAAAGCACACTGCTTATGCAACTTGGTAATATTGCTCAGCGAACGGGAAGAACATTAAATGTAGACTCCTCAAATGGGCATATTATTAATGATCAAGATGCAATGAAGTACTGGTCAAGAAGCTATGAGCCGGGTTGGGAGCCTAAGGTCTAA